The following are encoded in a window of Pygocentrus nattereri isolate fPygNat1 chromosome 5, fPygNat1.pri, whole genome shotgun sequence genomic DNA:
- the LOC108422693 gene encoding cytochrome c oxidase subunit 7A-related protein, mitochondrial: MYYRISGVTGRLTGATPAGAYCPQGLKPTLPSEPAPMIFASPTKVVSEAGAVTEYMGSNKVPELQKIFQKADGVPIHLKRGVMDRLLYRTTMGLTIGGTLYCLVALYIAAQPRKPQ; this comes from the exons ATGTACTACAGAATCAGCGGAGTGACAGGGAGGCTAACGGGGGCTACACCGGCGGGCGCATACTGCCCTCAG GGACTGAAGCCCACATTGCCCTCAGAACCGGCCCCCATGATCTTCGCCTCTCCCACCAAGGTTGTGTCAGAAGCAGGCGCTGTAACAGAGTATATGGGATCTAACAAGGTCCCTGAACTTCAGAAGATCTTCCAG AAAGCTGACGGAGTGCCCATTCACCTGAAGCGTGGAGTCATGGACCGACTACTGTACAGGACTACAATGGGCCTGACAATTGGAGGAACCCTCTACTGCCTAGTGGCCTTGTACATTGCTGCCCAGCCCAGAAAACCTCAGTGA